One genomic segment of Streptomyces niveus includes these proteins:
- a CDS encoding ATP-binding protein, whose product METNQGDVVVLRWSRHPRCVGLARWELRKALERWGLSRLEESAVLVLSELLTNAGRHARVSPGREIETRYVRLADTLRIEVHDATPERPEKREPAAEDCGGRGLVLVEALADSWGVKDRHGPGKAVWAELSLSSE is encoded by the coding sequence ATGGAGACCAACCAGGGTGACGTCGTCGTGCTGCGGTGGAGTCGGCATCCGCGGTGCGTCGGGCTGGCGCGGTGGGAGTTACGCAAGGCGCTGGAGAGGTGGGGGCTTTCCCGGCTGGAAGAGTCCGCCGTGCTGGTTCTCTCCGAGCTGCTGACGAATGCCGGGCGGCACGCCCGGGTGTCGCCGGGGCGGGAGATCGAGACCCGGTATGTGCGACTCGCGGACACCCTACGGATCGAGGTGCACGACGCGACGCCGGAGCGGCCGGAGAAGCGGGAGCCCGCGGCGGAGGATTGTGGGGGCCGGGGGCTCGTACTCGTCGAAGCACTGGCCGACAGTTGGGGCGTCAAGGACCGCCACGGGCCCGGCAAGGCTGTGTGGGCGGAGCTTTCGCTCTCTTCGGAGTGA